In the Alphaproteobacteria bacterium genome, one interval contains:
- a CDS encoding NADH-quinone oxidoreductase subunit M, with amino-acid sequence MFGQLPILLTTIIFLPLIGVIFILLVPKQIPGFERNIKNVALWTSITTFVLSLFLWGGFDVAHKGFQFYHVVDWLPSLGIKYAVGIDGISLFFVLLSTFLIPVCIIASWKTIKNYVREYMICFLLLEIMMVGMFAALDLVLFYLFFEAVLIPMFIIIGVWGGQRRVYAAFKFFLYTLLGSVLMLLAIIAIYVQMGTTSIPELLTKSFPYDLQIYLWLAFFASFAVKVPMWPVHTWLPDAHVEAPTAGSVILAGVLLKMGAYGFLRFSLPLFPYATEVFTPFVYTLSIIAIIYTSLVALAQEDMKKLIAYSSVAHMGFVTLGIFTLTQQGVQGAIFQMLSHGIVSAALFLCVGVVYDRMHSRQISYYGGLVERMPLYAIAFMIFTLASIGLPGTSGFVGEFLVLLGSFQVNNLVAFFATTGLILGATYALYLYRRVIFGPLQQDHLKSILDLSPREIGIFVPLILIVFWMGIYPKNFTHMVDPTVSELIKNFHKSKEHFPTKSVAEVLGLKTPDQTNLAFDNTKHTIDFQNDYYPEYEAKSRKAENRNGMYFGYMNAGQFINFDRLDDEFVHNVDSKEKVSIR; translated from the coding sequence GTGTTTGGGCAATTGCCAATTTTGTTGACAACAATTATTTTTTTGCCACTCATCGGTGTCATCTTTATTCTTCTTGTCCCTAAACAAATTCCTGGTTTTGAGCGTAATATTAAAAATGTCGCTTTATGGACGTCAATAACTACTTTTGTATTGTCGTTATTTTTATGGGGTGGATTTGATGTCGCACATAAAGGATTCCAGTTTTACCATGTTGTAGATTGGTTACCTTCTTTAGGCATCAAATATGCTGTCGGTATTGATGGTATTTCACTTTTCTTTGTACTTCTTTCTACCTTTCTTATTCCTGTTTGTATTATTGCGTCATGGAAAACAATTAAAAATTACGTACGTGAATATATGATTTGTTTTTTACTGCTTGAAATCATGATGGTTGGCATGTTTGCTGCCCTTGATTTAGTATTATTCTATCTTTTCTTTGAAGCCGTTCTAATCCCCATGTTTATCATTATTGGCGTTTGGGGTGGTCAACGACGTGTTTATGCCGCTTTTAAATTTTTCCTTTATACCCTTTTAGGCTCTGTTTTAATGTTATTGGCGATCATTGCCATCTATGTTCAAATGGGGACGACATCAATCCCAGAACTTTTAACAAAATCATTCCCTTATGATCTACAGATTTATTTATGGCTTGCTTTTTTTGCGTCTTTTGCAGTCAAAGTGCCTATGTGGCCCGTCCACACTTGGCTTCCAGATGCGCACGTCGAAGCACCAACGGCGGGATCTGTTATTTTAGCAGGTGTCTTGCTGAAAATGGGTGCTTATGGATTTTTAAGATTTTCATTACCCTTATTTCCTTATGCAACCGAAGTGTTTACGCCTTTTGTCTATACGCTTAGTATTATCGCGATTATTTACACGTCGCTTGTTGCGCTTGCGCAAGAGGATATGAAAAAACTGATCGCTTATTCTTCCGTTGCGCATATGGGTTTTGTGACATTGGGCATTTTCACCCTCACCCAACAAGGTGTTCAAGGTGCGATCTTCCAAATGTTAAGCCATGGTATTGTATCAGCAGCACTTTTCTTATGTGTAGGTGTTGTTTATGATCGTATGCATTCACGTCAAATTTCATATTATGGTGGCCTTGTCGAGCGTATGCCGCTTTATGCTATTGCCTTTATGATTTTCACGCTTGCATCAATTGGTTTGCCAGGCACAAGTGGCTTTGTAGGCGAATTTTTAGTCCTTTTAGGGTCGTTCCAAGTTAATAATTTGGTTGCCTTTTTTGCGACCACCGGCCTTATTTTGGGCGCTACTTACGCTTTATATCTTTATAGACGCGTCATTTTTGGACCGCTTCAACAGGATCATTTAAAATCTATTCTTGATTTAAGTCCACGTGAAATAGGCATATTTGTACCTTTGATACTGATTGTATTCTGGATGGGCATATATCCTAAAAATTTCACGCATATGGTCGATCCAACGGTGAGTGAATTAATAAAGAATTTTCACAAATCAAAAGAACATTTCCCAACAAAATCAGTTGCGGAAGTTTTAGGATTAAAAACGCCTGACCAAACAAATTTGGCTTTCGATAATACGAAACATACAATAGATTTTCAGAACGATTACTATCCAGAGTATGAGGCAAAGTCTAGAAAAGCCGAAAACCGGAATGGAATGTACTTTGGGTACATGAATGCCGGCCAGTTTATAAATTTTGACAGGCTTGACGACGAATTTGTCCATAATGTGGATAGTAAAGAAAAAGTGAGCATTCGATGA